A genome region from Mastacembelus armatus chromosome 8, fMasArm1.2, whole genome shotgun sequence includes the following:
- the LOC113140440 gene encoding uncharacterized protein LOC113140440 translates to MYAKCREHGLRVRKEDVRLVLKELDPRGVSLRQARLLRRRNYFSKGPNFIWHLDSYDKLKPYGICVNGCIDGFFSRKMIWLNAYRTNSDPKLIGGYFMEAVQRLGGCPRVVRGDLGTENGYVRGFQRFLLPAHPDDTLDSYLEGASTANQRIEYWWGFLRSQCVQFWLSLFADLRDNGFFDGGLLDKSLLQFCCMGLIQDELDDTVQVWNAHTIRPSKNLNVPSGRPNVMYALPELYRTRDYLSLVEDEHVQLCKNECVFRLAIPCDPDVYELCNIIMAESHLTLPNDPYQAVNLYMRLREAISASL, encoded by the exons ATGTACGCTAAATGCCGAGAACACGGACTGCGTGTGAGGAAGGAGGATGTGCGCTTGGTTTTGAAGGAGCTGGATCCCAGAGGAGTGTCATTAAGGCAAGCAAGACTTCTCAGACGACGGAACTACTTCTCAAAAGGGCCGAACTTCATCTGGCACCTGGATTCGTATGATAAACTTAAGCCATACGGCATTTGTGTGAACGGATGTATTGATGGCTTCTTTTCAAGGAAAATGATATGGCTTAATGCATACAGAACAAATAGTGACCCAAAGTTGATCGGAGGGTATTTCATGGAAGCAGTGCAGCGTTTAGGTGGCTGTCCTAGAGTTGTGAGAGGTGATCTTGGAACTGAGAATGGGTACGTCAGAGGCTTTCAGCGTTTCCTACTTCCGGCTCACCCAGATGATACCCTTGACAGTTACCTGGAGGGAGCCAGCACTGCCAATCAAAGAATTGAGTATTGGTGGGGGTTTCTTCGCAGCCAGTGTGTACAGTTCTGGTTATCATTGTTTGCAGACCTCAGAGACAATGGCTTCTTCGATGGCGGACTTCTGGACAAAAGCCTCCTCCAATTCTGTTGCATGGGACTTATCCAG GATGAGCTGGATGACACTGTACAGGTTTGGAACGCACACACCATCAGGCCTTCGAAAAACCTGAACGTCCCCAGCGGTCGGCCCAATGTGATGTATGCATTGCCTGAACTGTACAGGACAAGAGACTATCTTTCCCTGGTTGAAGATGAACATGTTCAACTGTGCAAAAATGAATGTGTCTTTCGACTGGCCATACCATGTGATCCAGATGTATATGAACTATGCAATATTATTATGGCAGAGTCCCATCTGACTCTACCAAATGATCCATATCAAGCTGTGAACTTGTATATGCGCCTTAGAGAGGCTATTAGTGCATCTCTGTAA
- the carhsp1 gene encoding calcium-regulated heat-stable protein 1 isoform X2, with translation MSSETTPIKGPRPVTPPLTSPGSPRSPVSPGSLLPPACRHRDRSPSPMRSYLIPSPLPTRRNRTCSATARASEGPVFTGVCKYFSRSKGHGFITPSDGGNDIFVHISDIEGEYVPVEGDEMSYKICSIPPKLEKVQAVEVIITHLKPGTKHETWSGEVVSD, from the exons ATGTCATCTGAGACCACGCCCATCAAGGGACCACGACCAGTGACCCCTCCGCTGACATCTCCAGGATCTCCACGTTCTCCAGTATCACCAG GCTCCCTGCTGCCTCCAGCCTGTAGACACAGAGACCGCTCTCCTTCCCCCATGAGAAGCTACCTCATCCCCAGCCCTCTGCCCACACGCAGGAATAGGACTTGCTCAGC GACGGCTCGTGCATCAGAGGGTCCGGTGTTTACAGGggtgtgtaaatatttttccCGCTCCAAAGGCCATGGCTTTATCACGCCATCGGACGGGGGCAATGACATCTTTGTCCATATCTCAGA CATTGAGGGTGAGTATGTGCCAGTGGAAGGTGACGAGATGAGCTACAAAATCTGCTCCATCCCTCCCAAACTGGAGAAGGTCCAGGCGGTGGAGGTGATCATAACTCATCTGAAACCAGGAACCAAACACGAGACCTGGTCAGGAGAAGTTGTGAGCGACTGA
- the carhsp1 gene encoding calcium-regulated heat-stable protein 1 isoform X1, translating into MSSETTPIKGPRPVTPPLTSPGSPRSPVSPGSLLPPACRHRDRSPSPMRSYLIPSPLPTRRNRTCSATARASEGPVFTGVCKYFSRSKGHGFITPSDGGNDIFVHISDIEGEYVPVEGDEMSYKICSIPPKLEKVQAVEVIITHLKPGTKHETWSGEVRLLTNTHLKCSSR; encoded by the exons ATGTCATCTGAGACCACGCCCATCAAGGGACCACGACCAGTGACCCCTCCGCTGACATCTCCAGGATCTCCACGTTCTCCAGTATCACCAG GCTCCCTGCTGCCTCCAGCCTGTAGACACAGAGACCGCTCTCCTTCCCCCATGAGAAGCTACCTCATCCCCAGCCCTCTGCCCACACGCAGGAATAGGACTTGCTCAGC GACGGCTCGTGCATCAGAGGGTCCGGTGTTTACAGGggtgtgtaaatatttttccCGCTCCAAAGGCCATGGCTTTATCACGCCATCGGACGGGGGCAATGACATCTTTGTCCATATCTCAGA CATTGAGGGTGAGTATGTGCCAGTGGAAGGTGACGAGATGAGCTACAAAATCTGCTCCATCCCTCCCAAACTGGAGAAGGTCCAGGCGGTGGAGGTGATCATAACTCATCTGAAACCAGGAACCAAACACGAGACCTGGTCAGGAGAAGTT cgtTTACTTACCAATACACACCTGAAATGTTCTTCAAGATAG